The Fusobacterium sp. SYSU M8D902 genome contains the following window.
TCTCTATATTTTTCTTTTTAAAATACTCTACACTCTTATTATATAGCTCTTGAGCCACTGGTTTGTCCATATTGTACATTATAAAAACTTTTTTCATTATTCCTCCACCAAAGTTATTTAAACATTGGAACAGGGTCAATAGGTTTTAAATTAAATCTTAGTTCATAGTATAGGTTTGGTTTACCCTCAACAGATAATCCTAAAATTCCTATCTCTGCACCTTGCTGTACCTGTTGATTCAATTTAACTTTGGTTGCTATTAAGTTTCCATATACTCCTATCATATTATATCCATAATCTATCATTACAACATTTCCCAATCCTTGGAATACATCTGCATATATTACTTTTCCCTTTGCTGATGCTTTAATCTTAGATCCCATTCTAGCTTGTATCTCTATTCCGTTACTTGTTACCTCTTGTTGTTTTTTCTGATTAAATCTTACAACAATATTTCCTGTAACTGGTTTGATTACTTTTCCTAATTTTGAATATGCTTGAGATTGATTCACTATCTTTTTATCTGTTTTAGTTCTTGCAACTATTATCTCTTTTATCTTCTTCTCAATTCTCTCTTTTTCTTGTTGGAGTTTACTTATACTTTTTACATGACCACTTTTCTCTCTATTTAATTGATCAATTAGTTTACCATGCTGACTTTTTTTACTATCCATCTGTTCCAAGTTTAAAGCCAATT
Protein-coding sequences here:
- a CDS encoding peptidoglycan DD-metalloendopeptidase family protein, with the translated sequence MVATLSFSDTLTDMEKKIKAIDREISQKNQRIKNIDVQTQKLEKQILELERDILEIAKDREKILNDIKTVSKNIEYGGQNLNITSSELKRKKLEFKAKIIAWNRYSKEREENLIEDTLLKKDFKNLLYGDLQKMEHIKKVQSNIQKVKADIEGEKLKLSKLRNKLALNLEQMDSKKSQHGKLIDQLNREKSGHVKSISKLQQEKERIEKKIKEIIVARTKTDKKIVNQSQAYSKLGKVIKPVTGNIVVRFNQKKQQEVTSNGIEIQARMGSKIKASAKGKVIYADVFQGLGNVVMIDYGYNMIGVYGNLIATKVKLNQQVQQGAEIGILGLSVEGKPNLYYELRFNLKPIDPVPMFK